Proteins co-encoded in one Myripristis murdjan chromosome 4, fMyrMur1.1, whole genome shotgun sequence genomic window:
- the atp10a gene encoding probable phospholipid-transporting ATPase VA isoform X1 translates to MAREAEETGMVTGSKVKKQRKKKVKENKTRIVHANILYDHAKGEENPNRHYANNKIKTTKYTLLSFLPKNLFEQFHRFANVYFVFIALLNFVPVVNAFQPELALAPVVFILSVTAIKDLWEDYRRHRSDKEINHMDCLVYSRLERRYVERYWKEVRVGDFIRLRCNEILPADVLLLSSSDPDRLCHIETATLDGETNLKQRQVVRSFFDLDCDFDPSKYNSIIECEKPNNDLNRFRGYIIHRNGRRDGLYKENLLLRGCTIRNTEEAVGIVIYAGHETKAMLNNNGPRYKRSKLERQMNVDVFWCVIILLVMCLFAAVGHGLWMFQYGDKRPVFDVLSPEGTDLSPILSAIYLFLTMIIVFQVLIPISLFVSIEIVKICQVYFIHQDMDLYDEETDSHLQCRALNITEDLGQMQYIFSDKTGTLTENKMVFRRCTVAGVEYSHDANARRLAMYQEMDSEEEECMSHGGTLTRRDSVTSHQSARVVLRSQSTKSHRRTGSRAEAKRASILSKHTAFSSPMEKDITPDPQLLDKVNECSSQLDFMRFHSQPMSQLPSDLSDIIDFFIALTICNTVVVSSPNQPRQKVRMRFELKSPVKTIEDFIKRFTPSRLTSGSNSSSSSSLITNRSSNRGCSSVLSSPSAESTLTKLDEERPARGLEHAFSPVPPNYEGKTWAAEEGELRYEAESPDEAALVYAARAYKCSLVGRLPDQVTVELPHLGKLSFELLHTLGFDSTRKRMSVVVRHPLTDQITVYTKGADSVIMDLIKPPSTDNSKGKRQRKIVYRTQNYLNLYAADGLRTLCIAKKILTKEEYACWLQRHLEAETAIQGREELLFESALRLETNLQLLGATGIEDRLQDGVPETIASLRKAGLQIWVLTGDKQETAINIAYACKLLEPEEEILTLNADSQEACALLLEESLHYIQAKFLCTSTDQAAKTFHSEFAAFDIYPSSPPSSSSHTSPFTVHRLGLVIDGRTLAYALDKNLEDKFLAVARSCRSVLCCRSTPLQKSMVVKLVRNKLKVMTLAIGDGANDVSMIQVADVGVGISGQEGMQAVMASDFALPRFQYLQKLLLVHGHWCYSRLANMILYFFYKNAMFVALIFWYQFYCGFSGSAMIDQWYLIFFNLMFSAFPQLITGTLDKDVSAETLQQLPQLYMNGQNSEEYKPYMFWMNMIDAFYQSLVCFFLPYFAYADSDVDLFTWGTPITTLALFTILLHLGIETKTWTWMNWASITFSIALFFTVALCYNASCPTCYSPSNPYWTMQRLLQDPLFYMLCVITPLAALLPRYFYRACQGTLFPSPVQVGRQLDKLPSETRRNILSLSRVKVGAQLGPKPPFLSLLKPFPKDYNHKDQKSFSNSKTAQGCQGPVLQMDNVGKSHQKGQSSPLGVTHSKKGLSDPYTFVSTEIDTLPYTKEAPGHTGESQPPSTKDSDCLDKTLDPSDLSLSSWITSTPLLTQGDSVQVTLPPAGGSQCVTYKRNSEETPGLDHTVRPTRRTEEQLANCSKDHSLQTTL, encoded by the exons ATGGCGCGGGAGGCAGAAGAAACCGGGATGGTCACAGGTTCAAAAGtcaaaaagcagagaaagaagaaagtgaAGGAGAACAAAACCAGGATTGTCCACGCAAACATACTGTACGACCACGCCAAAGGAGAGGAAAACCCAAATCGGCACTATGCAAACAACAAGATTAAAACCACCAAATACACCCTGCTGTCTTTCCTGCCGAAGAACCTTTTTGAGCAGTTCCATAGGTTCGccaatgtttactttgttttcattgctttGCTGAATTTTGTCCCGGTTGTCAACGCATTTCAGCCAGAACTTGCACTGGCTCCGGTGGTTTTCATTTTATCTGTCACTGCCATCAAAGACCTATGGGAGGACTACAGGAGACACAGATCggataaagaaataaatcacatgGACTGTCTGGTGTACAGCAG ACTGGAAAGACGCTATGTGGAGAGGTACTGGAAGGAGGTGCGGGTGGGAGACTTCATCAGGCTGCGCTGTAATGAGATCCTTCCAGCTGATGTTCTGCTGCTAAGCTCCAGTGACCCGGACCGCTTGTGTCACATCGAGACCGCCACGCTGGACGGAGAGACCAACCTCAAGCAGAGACAGGTTGTCCGCAGCTTCTTCGACCTG GATTGTGACTTTGACCCCTCGAAGTACAACAGCATCATTGAATGTGAAAAGCCCAACAACGATCTGAACAGATTTCGAGGCTACAT AATCCATCGAAACGGCAGAAGAGATGGACTTTACAAAGAAAACCTCCTGCTGAGAGGCTGCACCATCCGCAACACAGAGGAGGCCGTGGGAATAGTCATCTATGCAG GTCATGAGACCAAAGCCATGCTTAACAACAACGGCCCACGCTACAAGCGTAGCAAACTGGAGAGACAAATGAACGTCGACGTGTTCTGGTGTGTCATCATCCTGCTGGTCATGtgcctgtttgctgctgttg GTCATGGGCTGTGGATGTTTCAGTACGGAGATAAGAGGCCTGTGTTTGACGTTCTTAGTCCAGAAGGGACAGACTTATCACCCATCTTGTCTGCGATTTATCTCTTCCTCACTATGATCATCGTCTTTCAG GTGTTGATACCCATCTCCCTTTTTGTGTCAATTGAGATTGTCAAGATCTGCCAAGTGTACTTCATCCATCAGGACATGGATCTGTACGACGAGGAGACAGACTCTCACCTGCAGTGCAGGGCCCTTAATATCACTGAGGATCTCGGCCAGATGCAATACATCTTTTCTGACAAGACAGGCACCCTGACAGAGAACAAGATGGTGTTTCGACGATGTACTGTGGCTGGGGTGGAATACTCCCATGATGCCAATG CCAGAAGACTTGCTATGTACCAAGAGATGGActctgaggaagaggagtgtATGTCCCACGGCGGCACACTAACCAGGCGGGACAGTGTGACCAGCCACCAGAGCGCCCGTGTGGTGCTGCGCTCCCAGAGTACAAAGTCCCACCGCAGGACAGGCAGCAGGGCGGAGGCCAAACGAGCCAGCATCCTGTCTAAGCACACAGCCTTCAGCAGCCCCATG GAGAAAGATATTACCCCAGACCCTCAGCTCTTAGACAAAGTCAACGAATGCAGCAGTCAGCTGGACTTCATGCGTTTCCACAGCCAGCCGATGTCCCAGCtgccctctgacctctctgacATCATTGATTTCTTCATCGCTCTCACAATCTGCAACACGGTGGTGGTCTCCTCCCCCAACCAGCCCAGACAAAAG GTCCGGATGAGATTTGAGCTCAAGTCCCCTGTGAAGACCATCGAGGACTTCATCAAGCGCTTCACGCCCAGCCGTCTGACCTCCGgctccaacagcagcagctcctccagcctcaTCACCAACCGCTCCTCCAACAGGGGCTGCTCCAGCGTGCTGTCCTCCCCCTCCGCAGAGAGCACTCTCACCAAACTAGATGAGGAGCGGCCTGCCAGGGGCCTGGAGCACGCCTTCAGCCCCGTCCCCCCAAACTACGAGGGCAAGACCTGGGCTGCAGAGGAGGGCGAGCTGCGCTATGAGGCTGAATCACCTGATGAGGCTGCGCTGGTCTACGCTGCCCGGGCCTACAAGTGCTCCCTTGTAGGACGTCTGCCTGACCAGGTGACTGTGGAACTGCCCCACTTGGGGAAGCTGAGCTTTGAGCTACTGCACACACTGGGCTTTGACTCCACCAGGAAACGTATGTCTGTGGTGGTTCGACACCCTCTGACAGACCAGATCACTGTCTACACTAAAGGAGCAGACTCTGTCATCATGGACCTCATCAAACCCCCTTCCACAG ATAACTCTAAAGGGAAACGCCAGAGAAAGATTGTCTACAGGACCCAAAATTACCTAAACCTGTATGCTGCCGATGGTCTCCGAACACTGTGCATCGCGAAAAAG attCTGACCAAGGAAGAATACGCATGCTGGCTGCAGCGCCATCTTGAGGCTGAGACCGCCATCCAAGGAAGAGAGGAATTGCTCTTTGAGTCGGCCCTGCGACTGGAGACAAACCTCCAGCTTTTAG gaGCCACAGGCATCGAGGACAGGCTGCAGGATGGTGTGCCTGAAACCATTGCTTCGCTGCGCAAGGCAGGCCTGCAGATTTGGGTGCTAACAGGCGACAAACAGGAGACAGCCATCAACATTGCATATGCCTGCAAGCTGCTGGAGCCCGAGGAGGAGATCCTCACCCTTAATGCTGATTCTCAG GAGGCGTGTgcgctgctgctggaggagagttTACATTACATCCAGGCCAAATTCCTCTGCACCTCGACAGACCAAGCTGCCAAGACTTTCCACAGTGAATTTGCGGCCTTCGATATCTATCCCTCTTCACCTCCTTCGTCCTCCTCCCACACCAGTCCCTTCACAGTGCACCGGCTGGGCCTGGTAATTGACGGCCGGACCTTGGCCTATGCCCTGGATAAGAATCTGGAGGATAAGTTCCTGGCTGTTGCGCGGAGCTGCCGTTCAGTGCTGTGCTGCCGCTCCACACCGCTGCAGAAGAGCATGGTGGTCAAACTGGTGCGAAACAAGCTGAAGGTCATGACTCTGGCCATAG GTGACGGTGCAAATGATGTCAGCATGATCCAGGTGGCTGACGTGGGTGTGGGCATTTCGGGACAGGAGGGCATGCAG GCAGTGATGGCGAGTGACTTTGCTCTGCCACGTTTCCAGTATCTGCAGAAACTCCTGCTGGTCCACGGCCACTGGTGCTACTCCCGACTGGCTAACATGATTCTGTATTTCTTCTACAAGAATGCT ATGTTTGTGGCCCTCATCTTCTGGTATCAGTTCTACTGTGGATTCTCAGGTTCTGCCATGATTGACCAGTGGTATCTTATCTTCTTCAACCTGATGTTCTCTGCCTTCCCACAACTCATCACTGGCACGCTGGACAAAGACGTGTCAGCAGAGACTCTGCAGCAACTACCTCAACTCTACATGAACGGACAGAACTCAGAG GAATACAAGCCATACATGTTCTGGATGAACATGATCGATGCCTTTTACCAAAGCCTAGTCTGCTTCTTCCTGCCTTACTTT GCCTATGCTGACTCTGACGTGGATCTGTTTACATGGGGAACTCCCATCACCACCCTAGCTTTATTCACCATCCTGCTACACTTGGGCATCGAGACTAAAACCTGG ACCTGGATGAACTGGGCGTCTATCACTTTCAGCATTGCTTTATTCTTCACTGTGGCTCTGTGCTACAACGCCTCCTGTCCAACCTGCTACTCCCCTTCCAACCCCTACTGGACCATGCAGAGGCTGCTGCAGGACCCGCTCTTCTACATGCTCTGTGTCATCACCCCTCTAGCGGCGCTGCTGCCCAG ATATTTCTACAGGGCATGTCAAGGCACGCTGTTTCCCAGCCCTGTCCAAGTTGGAAGGCAGTTGGATAAGCTCCCCAGCGAGACCCGCAGGAACATCCTCAGCCTGAGCAGGGTCAAGGTGGGGGCACAGCTTGGCCCCAAGCCTCCCTTCCTGTCCCTCCTCAAGCCTTTCCCTAAAGATTACAATCACAAAGACCAGAAGAGCTTCTCCAACTCCAAGACAGCACAAGGCTGTCAGGGGCCAGTCTTACAAATGGACAATGTTGGGAAGTCTCATCAGAAGGGCCAGAGCAGCCCACTGGGGGTCACACACAGTAAGAAGGGCCTGTCAGATCCATACACATTTGTCTCTACAGAAATAGACACACTTCCTTACACCAAAGAAGCTCCTGGACACACGGGGGAGTCGCAGCCTCCTTCCACCAAAGACTCAGACTGTCTTGATAAGACTTTAGACCCATCGGATCTGAGTCTGTCAAGCTGGATCACATCCACACCTCTGCTCACACAGGGAGACAGTGTTCAGGTGAccctgccccctgctggaggatcccAGTGTGTCACCTACAAGAGGAACTCAGAGGAGACACCCGGGCTGGACCACACCGTTCGTCCCACACGGAGGACAGAGGAACAGCTGGCAAATTGTTCCAAGGACCATTCGCTCCAAACCACCTTATGA
- the atp10a gene encoding probable phospholipid-transporting ATPase VA isoform X2, with product MAREAEETGMVTGSKVKKQRKKKVKENKTRIVHANILYDHAKGEENPNRHYANNKIKTTKYTLLSFLPKNLFEQFHRLERRYVERYWKEVRVGDFIRLRCNEILPADVLLLSSSDPDRLCHIETATLDGETNLKQRQVVRSFFDLDCDFDPSKYNSIIECEKPNNDLNRFRGYIIHRNGRRDGLYKENLLLRGCTIRNTEEAVGIVIYAGHETKAMLNNNGPRYKRSKLERQMNVDVFWCVIILLVMCLFAAVGHGLWMFQYGDKRPVFDVLSPEGTDLSPILSAIYLFLTMIIVFQVLIPISLFVSIEIVKICQVYFIHQDMDLYDEETDSHLQCRALNITEDLGQMQYIFSDKTGTLTENKMVFRRCTVAGVEYSHDANARRLAMYQEMDSEEEECMSHGGTLTRRDSVTSHQSARVVLRSQSTKSHRRTGSRAEAKRASILSKHTAFSSPMEKDITPDPQLLDKVNECSSQLDFMRFHSQPMSQLPSDLSDIIDFFIALTICNTVVVSSPNQPRQKVRMRFELKSPVKTIEDFIKRFTPSRLTSGSNSSSSSSLITNRSSNRGCSSVLSSPSAESTLTKLDEERPARGLEHAFSPVPPNYEGKTWAAEEGELRYEAESPDEAALVYAARAYKCSLVGRLPDQVTVELPHLGKLSFELLHTLGFDSTRKRMSVVVRHPLTDQITVYTKGADSVIMDLIKPPSTDNSKGKRQRKIVYRTQNYLNLYAADGLRTLCIAKKILTKEEYACWLQRHLEAETAIQGREELLFESALRLETNLQLLGATGIEDRLQDGVPETIASLRKAGLQIWVLTGDKQETAINIAYACKLLEPEEEILTLNADSQEACALLLEESLHYIQAKFLCTSTDQAAKTFHSEFAAFDIYPSSPPSSSSHTSPFTVHRLGLVIDGRTLAYALDKNLEDKFLAVARSCRSVLCCRSTPLQKSMVVKLVRNKLKVMTLAIGDGANDVSMIQVADVGVGISGQEGMQAVMASDFALPRFQYLQKLLLVHGHWCYSRLANMILYFFYKNAMFVALIFWYQFYCGFSGSAMIDQWYLIFFNLMFSAFPQLITGTLDKDVSAETLQQLPQLYMNGQNSEEYKPYMFWMNMIDAFYQSLVCFFLPYFAYADSDVDLFTWGTPITTLALFTILLHLGIETKTWTWMNWASITFSIALFFTVALCYNASCPTCYSPSNPYWTMQRLLQDPLFYMLCVITPLAALLPRYFYRACQGTLFPSPVQVGRQLDKLPSETRRNILSLSRVKVGAQLGPKPPFLSLLKPFPKDYNHKDQKSFSNSKTAQGCQGPVLQMDNVGKSHQKGQSSPLGVTHSKKGLSDPYTFVSTEIDTLPYTKEAPGHTGESQPPSTKDSDCLDKTLDPSDLSLSSWITSTPLLTQGDSVQVTLPPAGGSQCVTYKRNSEETPGLDHTVRPTRRTEEQLANCSKDHSLQTTL from the exons ATGGCGCGGGAGGCAGAAGAAACCGGGATGGTCACAGGTTCAAAAGtcaaaaagcagagaaagaagaaagtgaAGGAGAACAAAACCAGGATTGTCCACGCAAACATACTGTACGACCACGCCAAAGGAGAGGAAAACCCAAATCGGCACTATGCAAACAACAAGATTAAAACCACCAAATACACCCTGCTGTCTTTCCTGCCGAAGAACCTTTTTGAGCAGTTCCATAG ACTGGAAAGACGCTATGTGGAGAGGTACTGGAAGGAGGTGCGGGTGGGAGACTTCATCAGGCTGCGCTGTAATGAGATCCTTCCAGCTGATGTTCTGCTGCTAAGCTCCAGTGACCCGGACCGCTTGTGTCACATCGAGACCGCCACGCTGGACGGAGAGACCAACCTCAAGCAGAGACAGGTTGTCCGCAGCTTCTTCGACCTG GATTGTGACTTTGACCCCTCGAAGTACAACAGCATCATTGAATGTGAAAAGCCCAACAACGATCTGAACAGATTTCGAGGCTACAT AATCCATCGAAACGGCAGAAGAGATGGACTTTACAAAGAAAACCTCCTGCTGAGAGGCTGCACCATCCGCAACACAGAGGAGGCCGTGGGAATAGTCATCTATGCAG GTCATGAGACCAAAGCCATGCTTAACAACAACGGCCCACGCTACAAGCGTAGCAAACTGGAGAGACAAATGAACGTCGACGTGTTCTGGTGTGTCATCATCCTGCTGGTCATGtgcctgtttgctgctgttg GTCATGGGCTGTGGATGTTTCAGTACGGAGATAAGAGGCCTGTGTTTGACGTTCTTAGTCCAGAAGGGACAGACTTATCACCCATCTTGTCTGCGATTTATCTCTTCCTCACTATGATCATCGTCTTTCAG GTGTTGATACCCATCTCCCTTTTTGTGTCAATTGAGATTGTCAAGATCTGCCAAGTGTACTTCATCCATCAGGACATGGATCTGTACGACGAGGAGACAGACTCTCACCTGCAGTGCAGGGCCCTTAATATCACTGAGGATCTCGGCCAGATGCAATACATCTTTTCTGACAAGACAGGCACCCTGACAGAGAACAAGATGGTGTTTCGACGATGTACTGTGGCTGGGGTGGAATACTCCCATGATGCCAATG CCAGAAGACTTGCTATGTACCAAGAGATGGActctgaggaagaggagtgtATGTCCCACGGCGGCACACTAACCAGGCGGGACAGTGTGACCAGCCACCAGAGCGCCCGTGTGGTGCTGCGCTCCCAGAGTACAAAGTCCCACCGCAGGACAGGCAGCAGGGCGGAGGCCAAACGAGCCAGCATCCTGTCTAAGCACACAGCCTTCAGCAGCCCCATG GAGAAAGATATTACCCCAGACCCTCAGCTCTTAGACAAAGTCAACGAATGCAGCAGTCAGCTGGACTTCATGCGTTTCCACAGCCAGCCGATGTCCCAGCtgccctctgacctctctgacATCATTGATTTCTTCATCGCTCTCACAATCTGCAACACGGTGGTGGTCTCCTCCCCCAACCAGCCCAGACAAAAG GTCCGGATGAGATTTGAGCTCAAGTCCCCTGTGAAGACCATCGAGGACTTCATCAAGCGCTTCACGCCCAGCCGTCTGACCTCCGgctccaacagcagcagctcctccagcctcaTCACCAACCGCTCCTCCAACAGGGGCTGCTCCAGCGTGCTGTCCTCCCCCTCCGCAGAGAGCACTCTCACCAAACTAGATGAGGAGCGGCCTGCCAGGGGCCTGGAGCACGCCTTCAGCCCCGTCCCCCCAAACTACGAGGGCAAGACCTGGGCTGCAGAGGAGGGCGAGCTGCGCTATGAGGCTGAATCACCTGATGAGGCTGCGCTGGTCTACGCTGCCCGGGCCTACAAGTGCTCCCTTGTAGGACGTCTGCCTGACCAGGTGACTGTGGAACTGCCCCACTTGGGGAAGCTGAGCTTTGAGCTACTGCACACACTGGGCTTTGACTCCACCAGGAAACGTATGTCTGTGGTGGTTCGACACCCTCTGACAGACCAGATCACTGTCTACACTAAAGGAGCAGACTCTGTCATCATGGACCTCATCAAACCCCCTTCCACAG ATAACTCTAAAGGGAAACGCCAGAGAAAGATTGTCTACAGGACCCAAAATTACCTAAACCTGTATGCTGCCGATGGTCTCCGAACACTGTGCATCGCGAAAAAG attCTGACCAAGGAAGAATACGCATGCTGGCTGCAGCGCCATCTTGAGGCTGAGACCGCCATCCAAGGAAGAGAGGAATTGCTCTTTGAGTCGGCCCTGCGACTGGAGACAAACCTCCAGCTTTTAG gaGCCACAGGCATCGAGGACAGGCTGCAGGATGGTGTGCCTGAAACCATTGCTTCGCTGCGCAAGGCAGGCCTGCAGATTTGGGTGCTAACAGGCGACAAACAGGAGACAGCCATCAACATTGCATATGCCTGCAAGCTGCTGGAGCCCGAGGAGGAGATCCTCACCCTTAATGCTGATTCTCAG GAGGCGTGTgcgctgctgctggaggagagttTACATTACATCCAGGCCAAATTCCTCTGCACCTCGACAGACCAAGCTGCCAAGACTTTCCACAGTGAATTTGCGGCCTTCGATATCTATCCCTCTTCACCTCCTTCGTCCTCCTCCCACACCAGTCCCTTCACAGTGCACCGGCTGGGCCTGGTAATTGACGGCCGGACCTTGGCCTATGCCCTGGATAAGAATCTGGAGGATAAGTTCCTGGCTGTTGCGCGGAGCTGCCGTTCAGTGCTGTGCTGCCGCTCCACACCGCTGCAGAAGAGCATGGTGGTCAAACTGGTGCGAAACAAGCTGAAGGTCATGACTCTGGCCATAG GTGACGGTGCAAATGATGTCAGCATGATCCAGGTGGCTGACGTGGGTGTGGGCATTTCGGGACAGGAGGGCATGCAG GCAGTGATGGCGAGTGACTTTGCTCTGCCACGTTTCCAGTATCTGCAGAAACTCCTGCTGGTCCACGGCCACTGGTGCTACTCCCGACTGGCTAACATGATTCTGTATTTCTTCTACAAGAATGCT ATGTTTGTGGCCCTCATCTTCTGGTATCAGTTCTACTGTGGATTCTCAGGTTCTGCCATGATTGACCAGTGGTATCTTATCTTCTTCAACCTGATGTTCTCTGCCTTCCCACAACTCATCACTGGCACGCTGGACAAAGACGTGTCAGCAGAGACTCTGCAGCAACTACCTCAACTCTACATGAACGGACAGAACTCAGAG GAATACAAGCCATACATGTTCTGGATGAACATGATCGATGCCTTTTACCAAAGCCTAGTCTGCTTCTTCCTGCCTTACTTT GCCTATGCTGACTCTGACGTGGATCTGTTTACATGGGGAACTCCCATCACCACCCTAGCTTTATTCACCATCCTGCTACACTTGGGCATCGAGACTAAAACCTGG ACCTGGATGAACTGGGCGTCTATCACTTTCAGCATTGCTTTATTCTTCACTGTGGCTCTGTGCTACAACGCCTCCTGTCCAACCTGCTACTCCCCTTCCAACCCCTACTGGACCATGCAGAGGCTGCTGCAGGACCCGCTCTTCTACATGCTCTGTGTCATCACCCCTCTAGCGGCGCTGCTGCCCAG ATATTTCTACAGGGCATGTCAAGGCACGCTGTTTCCCAGCCCTGTCCAAGTTGGAAGGCAGTTGGATAAGCTCCCCAGCGAGACCCGCAGGAACATCCTCAGCCTGAGCAGGGTCAAGGTGGGGGCACAGCTTGGCCCCAAGCCTCCCTTCCTGTCCCTCCTCAAGCCTTTCCCTAAAGATTACAATCACAAAGACCAGAAGAGCTTCTCCAACTCCAAGACAGCACAAGGCTGTCAGGGGCCAGTCTTACAAATGGACAATGTTGGGAAGTCTCATCAGAAGGGCCAGAGCAGCCCACTGGGGGTCACACACAGTAAGAAGGGCCTGTCAGATCCATACACATTTGTCTCTACAGAAATAGACACACTTCCTTACACCAAAGAAGCTCCTGGACACACGGGGGAGTCGCAGCCTCCTTCCACCAAAGACTCAGACTGTCTTGATAAGACTTTAGACCCATCGGATCTGAGTCTGTCAAGCTGGATCACATCCACACCTCTGCTCACACAGGGAGACAGTGTTCAGGTGAccctgccccctgctggaggatcccAGTGTGTCACCTACAAGAGGAACTCAGAGGAGACACCCGGGCTGGACCACACCGTTCGTCCCACACGGAGGACAGAGGAACAGCTGGCAAATTGTTCCAAGGACCATTCGCTCCAAACCACCTTATGA